In Devosia beringensis, a single window of DNA contains:
- a CDS encoding PQQ-dependent sugar dehydrogenase, translating into MTLFFSLVILAVLIAAAAWWYYRGRHMGSFAQAVGMAPAIPEAKPQGAIPMLKMPTAKGWESGEKPDVATGLKVTPFALNLKHPRWAYVLPNGDVLVAESAGIPGTPKNVRDYAMNRVMARAGATRPSANQITLLRDADGDGVPELREVFMTGLNQPFGMALVGDQLYIGNTDSVVAFPYETGQTKITAAGRTLMTMKPGGHWTRNLIASADGSKLYVAVGSNSNIAENGLAEEAGRACIYELDLVTEKSREFAGGLRNPVGMAWEPVNGMLWTVVNERDGLGDETPPDYLTSVKDGGFYGWPFSYWGQTVDDRVPQDAAMVAKASAPDYALGGHTASLGLCWLPENTLPGMPAGMVIGQHGSWNRSKLSGYKVILVPFAHGKPQGTPIDILTGFLADDEKVSHGRPVGVAVAKDGALLAVDDVGDAVWRVTAA; encoded by the coding sequence GTGACCCTTTTCTTCTCCCTGGTCATTCTGGCCGTCCTGATCGCTGCCGCTGCCTGGTGGTATTATCGCGGCCGGCATATGGGCTCGTTCGCCCAGGCCGTGGGCATGGCCCCGGCCATTCCCGAGGCCAAGCCGCAGGGCGCCATCCCGATGCTCAAAATGCCGACCGCCAAGGGCTGGGAGTCAGGCGAGAAGCCCGACGTCGCCACCGGCCTCAAGGTGACGCCGTTTGCGCTCAACCTCAAGCATCCGCGCTGGGCCTATGTGCTGCCCAATGGCGACGTGCTGGTCGCTGAATCGGCCGGCATTCCCGGTACGCCAAAGAATGTGCGCGACTATGCGATGAACCGTGTCATGGCCCGAGCCGGCGCGACCCGTCCGAGCGCCAACCAGATCACGCTGCTGCGCGATGCCGATGGCGATGGCGTGCCGGAACTGCGCGAAGTGTTCATGACCGGGCTCAACCAGCCCTTCGGCATGGCCCTGGTGGGCGACCAGCTCTATATCGGCAATACCGACAGCGTCGTGGCCTTCCCCTATGAGACGGGCCAGACCAAGATCACCGCAGCGGGCCGCACGCTGATGACGATGAAGCCCGGCGGGCACTGGACGCGCAATCTCATTGCCAGCGCTGATGGCTCCAAGCTCTACGTGGCGGTCGGCTCCAACAGCAATATTGCCGAGAACGGCCTGGCCGAAGAGGCTGGCCGCGCCTGTATTTATGAACTCGACTTGGTGACCGAAAAGTCGCGCGAATTTGCCGGCGGCCTGCGCAATCCGGTCGGCATGGCCTGGGAGCCGGTAAATGGCATGCTGTGGACGGTGGTCAATGAACGCGACGGGCTGGGCGACGAGACACCGCCTGACTACCTGACCTCGGTCAAGGATGGCGGCTTTTACGGCTGGCCGTTCAGCTATTGGGGCCAGACGGTGGATGACCGGGTGCCGCAGGATGCGGCCATGGTCGCCAAGGCCTCGGCCCCCGATTACGCCCTGGGTGGCCACACGGCCTCGTTGGGTCTGTGCTGGCTGCCCGAGAATACGCTGCCCGGAATGCCGGCCGGCATGGTGATCGGCCAGCATGGCTCGTGGAACCGCTCCAAGCTCAGCGGATACAAGGTGATCCTGGTTCCGTTTGCCCATGGCAAGCCGCAGGGCACGCCGATCGATATCCTGACCGGCTTTCTGGCCGATGACGAAAAGGTCTCGCATGGCCGCCCGGTGGGCGTGGCGGTGGCCAAGGATGGCGCGCTGCTGGCGGTCGACGATGTCGGCGATGCAGTCTGGCGCGTCACCGCCGCCTGA
- the pth gene encoding aminoacyl-tRNA hydrolase translates to MKLLVGLGNPGSQYQGNRHNIGFMALDAIARQHGIAGFRSKHFGSLAEGTIDGEKVILLKPQTFMNRSGDSVQQVAKFYKIAPADIIVLYDELDLAPGKVRVKVGGGNGGHNGLRSIDPQIGLNYKRVRLGIGHPGKENVTHHVLGDFAKADQIWLEPLLDAIGKHIGLLLKDDDSGFMNKLALALKPETEPTAKPTTSGVAKAPAAGQSHIRQARPAKPQAAVPTSGPMADMLKKLFKGD, encoded by the coding sequence ATGAAGCTGCTTGTCGGCCTGGGCAATCCGGGCAGCCAGTATCAGGGCAACCGCCACAATATCGGCTTCATGGCGCTCGACGCCATTGCCCGCCAGCACGGCATTGCCGGCTTTCGCTCCAAGCATTTCGGCAGTCTGGCCGAAGGCACCATCGACGGCGAAAAGGTCATCCTGCTCAAGCCGCAGACCTTCATGAACCGCTCCGGCGACAGCGTGCAGCAGGTCGCCAAGTTCTACAAGATCGCCCCGGCCGACATCATCGTGCTCTATGACGAGCTCGACCTGGCGCCCGGCAAGGTGCGCGTCAAGGTCGGCGGCGGCAATGGCGGCCACAATGGCCTGCGCTCCATCGACCCCCAGATCGGCCTGAACTACAAGCGCGTGCGCCTGGGCATTGGCCATCCCGGCAAGGAAAACGTCACCCACCACGTTCTGGGTGATTTTGCCAAGGCCGACCAGATCTGGCTCGAACCGCTGCTCGACGCCATCGGCAAGCATATCGGCCTGCTGCTCAAGGACGACGACAGCGGCTTCATGAACAAGCTGGCCCTGGCACTCAAGCCGGAAACCGAACCAACAGCCAAGCCAACCACCAGCGGCGTGGCGAAGGCCCCGGCCGCCGGCCAGAGCCACATACGACAGGCGCGTCCCGCCAAACCGCAGGCCGCAGTGCCGACCAGCGGGCCCATGGCCGACATGCTCAAGAAGCTGTTCAAGGGCGACTGA
- a CDS encoding 50S ribosomal protein L25/general stress protein Ctc, whose translation MAEAKVLKAQARDGVGKGAARELRRQGLVPAVIYGDKKAPVTVSLAYKDAYKFIYAGGFLSHVIELDVDGTKHTVIPRDYQLDPVKDFPLHVDFLRVGKGTKLTVQVHVHFINEEASPGLKRGGTLNIVRHTVEVSAPADSIPEEITVDMTGFDIGDSIHISAVTLPKGVTPTITDRDFTIATIVAPSALKSAGEEDDAETPAAAAPKAE comes from the coding sequence ATGGCTGAAGCTAAAGTGCTCAAGGCACAGGCGCGTGACGGAGTTGGCAAGGGGGCCGCTCGCGAACTGCGTCGTCAGGGACTCGTTCCTGCTGTTATTTACGGTGACAAGAAGGCTCCTGTTACCGTCTCCCTCGCCTACAAGGATGCCTACAAGTTCATCTATGCCGGCGGCTTCCTGTCGCACGTCATTGAGCTGGACGTGGATGGCACCAAGCACACCGTGATCCCGCGCGATTACCAGCTTGATCCGGTCAAGGACTTCCCGCTGCATGTGGACTTTCTCCGCGTGGGCAAGGGCACCAAGTTGACCGTTCAGGTGCATGTGCACTTCATCAATGAAGAAGCCAGCCCCGGTCTCAAGCGCGGCGGCACGCTCAATATCGTGCGCCACACCGTGGAAGTCTCGGCGCCGGCCGATTCGATCCCCGAAGAGATCACCGTCGACATGACCGGTTTCGACATCGGCGATTCGATCCACATCTCGGCCGTGACCCTGCCCAAGGGCGTGACCCCGACCATTACCGACCGCGATTTCACCATCGCGACCATCGTTGCGCCGTCCGCCCTCAAGTCGGCCGGCGAAGAAGACGATGCCGAGACCCCAGCAGCAGCCGCACCCAAGGCCGAGTAA
- a CDS encoding GNAT family N-acetyltransferase, with protein sequence MITLAPVTPETPGFAPLLAESQAGGHNMLRFFAENWHSGANVFARRGEIMLGAWDGDRLVGTCGRNVDPYDPNPRAGRVRYLYVAESARLHGVGQLLIAAIQRDAATYFDYLNSNVPELAFPFYARLGFETLTDEYATHRFALLDD encoded by the coding sequence GTGATCACACTCGCGCCGGTTACGCCCGAGACCCCTGGCTTTGCGCCGCTGCTGGCAGAAAGCCAGGCGGGGGGCCACAACATGCTGCGCTTTTTTGCCGAGAACTGGCATAGCGGCGCCAATGTCTTTGCCCGCCGCGGCGAGATCATGCTGGGTGCCTGGGACGGCGACAGGCTGGTGGGGACCTGCGGACGCAATGTCGACCCCTATGATCCCAATCCGCGGGCCGGACGCGTGCGCTACCTATACGTGGCCGAAAGTGCCCGCCTGCATGGCGTTGGCCAGTTGCTGATCGCGGCCATCCAGCGCGATGCGGCGACCTATTTCGACTATCTCAACAGCAACGTGCCCGAACTGGCTTTCCCCTTCTACGCACGCCTGGGCTTTGAGACCCTCACCGACGAATATGCCACGCACCGCTTCGCCCTGCTGGACGACTGA
- a CDS encoding helix-turn-helix domain-containing protein, with amino-acid sequence MTVEIAVRTPKPRERAPRPTPRPDRSFYSSGKAFGRFGIRSFAPQIMPYAHTHGHIEFNWLTQGSMDYVFDGGPVSVGAGRLVAFWAGIPHQTIGLSPETAMGRQLNIYLPMDAFLEMPQLGRLTETLMGGGVIELNADCVGLETLDRWHQDYRSGNALRSEIVRAEIGTMFRRAAITGWDTLLLPWVEGVGSRTRTGSPVRYVVRMVRHIVENITEPLSAESIADVVGLHPNYATNLFTKVMHISVQKFVTRMRLIRARSLLFDGSLSIANVAYQSGFVSQTQFYEHFRKAYGMTPSQMRKDTIEG; translated from the coding sequence ATGACTGTTGAAATTGCGGTACGTACGCCAAAACCGCGCGAGCGTGCACCCCGTCCCACCCCGCGGCCTGACCGCAGTTTCTACTCGTCCGGCAAGGCCTTTGGGCGGTTCGGGATCCGCTCGTTTGCGCCTCAGATCATGCCCTATGCCCATACTCATGGGCATATCGAGTTCAACTGGCTGACCCAGGGCAGCATGGACTATGTGTTCGACGGCGGCCCTGTGAGCGTGGGTGCCGGGCGGCTGGTGGCGTTCTGGGCGGGCATTCCGCACCAGACCATCGGGTTGAGCCCAGAGACGGCCATGGGGCGCCAGCTCAACATCTACCTGCCCATGGATGCGTTCCTGGAAATGCCGCAGCTGGGCCGGCTGACCGAGACCTTGATGGGCGGCGGGGTGATCGAGCTCAATGCCGACTGCGTGGGCCTCGAAACCCTCGACCGTTGGCACCAGGACTATCGCAGCGGCAATGCCCTGCGCAGCGAGATCGTGCGGGCCGAGATCGGTACGATGTTTCGTCGCGCCGCCATTACTGGCTGGGACACGCTGCTGCTGCCCTGGGTGGAAGGGGTGGGCTCGCGCACCCGGACCGGGTCACCGGTGCGCTATGTGGTGCGCATGGTGCGCCATATCGTGGAGAATATCACCGAGCCGCTCAGTGCCGAGAGCATTGCCGATGTGGTGGGGCTGCATCCCAATTATGCGACCAACCTCTTCACCAAGGTCATGCATATCTCGGTACAGAAATTCGTCACAAGGATGCGGCTGATCCGCGCCCGCTCGCTGCTGTTTGACGGCAGCCTGTCGATTGCCAATGTGGCCTACCAGTCCGGCTTTGTGTCGCAGACCCAGTTCTACGAACACTTCCGCAAGGCCTATGGCATGACGCCCAGCCAGATGCGCAAGGACACGATCGAGGGTTAG
- a CDS encoding YciI family protein: protein MQFMLLIHGDERISNAATPPDATVMSPAYTAYNAALVKSGAMIAGSRLRPTSDATSVRIRNGRTEVLNGPYAETKEQFGGYYLIEAPDLDAAMDWATKCPATQTGTIEVRPVVAN from the coding sequence ATGCAATTCATGCTGTTGATCCATGGCGACGAGCGGATCTCCAATGCCGCCACGCCCCCCGACGCCACCGTCATGAGCCCCGCCTACACCGCCTATAATGCCGCGCTGGTAAAGTCTGGGGCGATGATCGCCGGCAGCCGTTTGCGGCCCACCTCGGACGCCACCAGCGTTCGCATCCGCAACGGCAGGACCGAAGTACTCAACGGCCCCTATGCCGAGACCAAGGAGCAGTTTGGCGGCTACTACCTCATTGAGGCACCCGACCTGGACGCCGCGATGGACTGGGCGACCAAATGCCCGGCAACCCAGACCGGCACGATCGAAGTGCGCCCCGTGGTGGCGAACTGA
- a CDS encoding YciI family protein: MKFMLMLMADEKVGASFSPDEMAGAMQLMAAYQGTLEKAGAFVGTAALAPTWDARTITNYNGELKVTDGPYAETREQFGGYFMIEAPDMERAVQLAALCPAATWGPVEIRPFHPGYGPD; this comes from the coding sequence ATGAAGTTCATGCTCATGCTGATGGCCGACGAGAAGGTCGGAGCCTCATTTTCACCCGATGAAATGGCCGGCGCCATGCAGTTGATGGCGGCCTATCAGGGCACGCTGGAAAAGGCTGGTGCCTTTGTCGGCACGGCCGCCCTGGCCCCCACCTGGGATGCCCGGACCATCACCAATTATAACGGCGAGCTCAAGGTGACCGACGGCCCCTACGCCGAAACGCGCGAGCAGTTCGGTGGCTACTTCATGATCGAGGCGCCGGATATGGAGCGCGCCGTGCAACTGGCGGCTTTATGCCCAGCAGCCACCTGGGGCCCCGTCGAAATCCGGCCCTTTCATCCCGGCTATGGGCCCGACTGA
- the ychF gene encoding redox-regulated ATPase YchF, translating into MGFKMGIVGLPNVGKSTLFNALTRTAAAQAANFPFCTIEPNVGEVSVPDARLDRLAVIGKSINVQPARMSFVDIAGLVKGASQGEGLGNQFLANIRECDAIAYVLRCFEDGNVIHVANKVDPLADAEVVETELMLADLESLEKRRNGVEKKAKQNDKDAKLTLELIDRSLVLLREGKSARFVKRDAEEEKSFQELQLLTSKPALYVCNVDEGSAATGNAMSKLVEDYAKAHDAGVVVISAEIESQLAQLPDAEGNEYLESLGLHEAGLNRLIREAYALLGLQTYFTVGPKESRAWTIHKGDKAPAAAGVIHSDFERGFIRAQTIAYEDFVALGGEVAAKEAGKARDEGKEYVVKDGDVMLFKFNT; encoded by the coding sequence ATGGGTTTCAAGATGGGCATCGTCGGCCTGCCCAATGTCGGCAAGTCGACCCTCTTCAACGCGCTGACCCGCACGGCTGCCGCCCAGGCAGCCAACTTTCCGTTTTGCACGATTGAACCCAATGTCGGCGAGGTCTCGGTGCCCGATGCGCGGCTCGACCGGCTGGCCGTCATCGGCAAGTCGATCAATGTCCAGCCCGCCCGTATGAGCTTTGTCGACATCGCCGGCCTCGTCAAGGGCGCCAGCCAGGGCGAAGGCCTCGGCAACCAGTTCCTCGCCAATATCCGCGAATGCGACGCCATCGCCTATGTGCTGCGCTGCTTTGAGGACGGCAATGTCATCCACGTCGCCAACAAGGTCGATCCGCTGGCCGACGCCGAAGTGGTCGAGACCGAGCTGATGCTGGCCGATCTGGAAAGCCTCGAAAAGCGCCGTAACGGCGTCGAGAAGAAAGCCAAGCAGAACGACAAGGACGCCAAGCTCACGCTCGAGCTGATCGACCGGTCACTGGTCCTGCTGCGTGAAGGCAAGTCCGCCCGTTTCGTCAAGCGCGACGCCGAGGAAGAGAAATCCTTCCAGGAGCTGCAGCTGCTGACCTCCAAGCCGGCGCTCTATGTCTGCAATGTCGACGAAGGCTCGGCCGCCACCGGCAATGCCATGAGCAAGCTCGTGGAAGACTATGCCAAGGCGCACGATGCCGGCGTGGTGGTGATCTCGGCCGAAATCGAATCCCAGCTCGCCCAGCTCCCTGATGCCGAAGGCAATGAATATCTCGAATCGCTGGGCCTGCACGAAGCCGGCCTCAACCGGCTGATCCGCGAGGCTTACGCCCTGCTCGGCCTGCAGACCTATTTCACCGTCGGTCCCAAGGAAAGCCGCGCCTGGACCATCCACAAGGGCGACAAGGCCCCGGCCGCTGCCGGCGTCATCCATTCCGATTTCGAACGCGGTTTCATCCGCGCCCAGACCATCGCCTATGAGGATTTCGTGGCCCTGGGCGGCGAAGTGGCTGCCAAGGAAGCCGGCAAGGCGCGCGACGAAGGCAAGGAATATGTCGTCAAGGATGGCGACGTCATGCTCTTCAAGTTCAATACCTAA
- a CDS encoding YciI family protein — protein MQYLLLIHHDDEALAKAPPSLWAEYAAFNAALAKSGVGTPGLRLEHASKGRSITRRTGAVEILDGPYADTKEQFAGYLLVDVPDVDTAVQWAIRCPSAHYGTIEVRPLWAMAPA, from the coding sequence ATGCAATATCTGCTGTTGATCCACCACGATGACGAGGCGCTTGCCAAGGCGCCCCCTTCGCTCTGGGCCGAGTATGCCGCCTTCAACGCGGCGCTCGCCAAATCCGGCGTCGGCACCCCCGGCCTGCGGCTCGAACACGCCAGCAAGGGGCGCTCCATCACCCGCCGCACTGGTGCCGTCGAAATTCTCGACGGGCCCTATGCCGATACCAAGGAGCAGTTTGCCGGCTATCTGCTGGTCGACGTGCCTGACGTCGATACCGCCGTGCAATGGGCGATCCGCTGCCCGAGCGCGCATTATGGCACGATCGAAGTGCGCCCGCTCTGGGCCATGGCGCCAGCGTGA
- a CDS encoding RNA polymerase sigma factor produces MTASGDTARRTAERVARDSYGRLVAYLAARTRDVAGAEDALADAFASALQTWSINGVPDVPNAWLLTVARRRLTDAARRRQTQAAGKAHLQLMADELDDAAHQHDDIPDRRLALMFACAHPQVERGMRAPLILQTILGLTAQDIAAAFLISPATMGQRLVRAKTRLKEACIAFAIPERVDLPDRLDAVLEAIYAAYTKGWAEIDGTGAPLADEAIWLGRLVVSLLPDEPEAKGMLALMLYAEARRRARRDSTGFYVPLEQQDIALWDDWQIDLAEVLLDEANACGPSGRYQIEAAIQSAHVARRRLGAQTWPVIVALYTHLETLTGSPVVTLNRAVALAELDGPEAALVILDGLSDDRRLADYQPYWAARGHLAARAGRHADAHAALTLAIGLATDDAVRHYLLAQRAALLAD; encoded by the coding sequence GTGACGGCATCAGGCGACACGGCGCGCCGGACTGCTGAGCGGGTCGCCCGCGACAGCTACGGCCGCCTTGTCGCCTATCTCGCCGCCCGCACCCGCGATGTGGCCGGCGCCGAAGACGCGCTGGCGGATGCCTTCGCCAGCGCGTTGCAGACCTGGTCAATCAATGGCGTGCCGGACGTCCCCAACGCCTGGTTGCTGACTGTCGCCCGCCGGCGCCTGACCGACGCGGCGCGGCGACGCCAAACGCAAGCGGCGGGAAAGGCGCATTTACAGCTCATGGCCGATGAACTCGATGATGCTGCCCATCAACATGACGACATTCCCGACCGGCGTCTGGCCCTGATGTTTGCCTGCGCCCATCCGCAGGTGGAGCGCGGCATGCGTGCGCCGCTGATCCTGCAGACCATTCTGGGCCTGACGGCGCAGGACATTGCTGCGGCCTTCCTGATCTCCCCGGCCACCATGGGCCAGCGCCTGGTGCGGGCCAAGACGCGCCTCAAGGAGGCCTGCATCGCCTTTGCCATTCCCGAGCGTGTCGATCTGCCGGATCGGCTGGACGCCGTGCTAGAAGCCATCTATGCGGCCTATACCAAGGGATGGGCCGAGATCGACGGCACAGGCGCGCCGCTGGCCGATGAAGCCATCTGGCTGGGACGCCTGGTGGTTTCCCTGCTGCCGGACGAGCCTGAGGCCAAGGGCATGCTGGCCTTGATGCTCTATGCCGAAGCGCGGCGCAGGGCCCGCCGCGACAGCACCGGCTTCTACGTACCGCTCGAGCAGCAGGATATTGCCCTCTGGGACGATTGGCAGATCGACCTGGCCGAGGTCCTGCTGGACGAAGCCAATGCCTGCGGACCCAGCGGCCGCTATCAGATCGAGGCGGCGATCCAGTCTGCCCATGTGGCGCGCCGCCGGCTTGGCGCCCAGACCTGGCCCGTTATCGTGGCCCTCTATACCCACCTCGAAACCCTGACCGGATCGCCGGTGGTCACCCTCAACCGCGCCGTGGCCCTGGCTGAGCTGGATGGGCCCGAAGCGGCTCTGGTCATTCTGGACGGGCTTTCCGATGACCGGCGCCTGGCCGACTATCAGCCCTATTGGGCGGCACGTGGCCATCTGGCAGCGCGGGCCGGCCGGCATGCAGACGCCCATGCGGCGCTGACCCTGGCCATTGGCCTGGCCACCGACGATGCTGTGCGACATTATCTGCTGGCGCAACGCGCCGCTTTGCTGGCCGATTGA
- a CDS encoding ABC transporter permease, which produces MLRFLVMRILGAIPLLAVLSLVTFAIIQAPPGDYGDTIRSMLINQGGVPPAQAEAQAEIYREANGLNEPLVIQYFNWIGGILTRFDFGHSLYYNKPVGNVVAERLPATIMLALTCHILASVLGIGLGIVAATRQYSWIDTGLGIISFLGMTIPRFLLAIIILYFLVFRLNVSEVGMFFSAKYGGAAWSWDKFVNLMQHIWPVIFIATFGGLAYNMRVMRANLLDVLNSQYVETARAKGLPESAVIMKHAVPNALHPLVAYQGVVLPYMLTGEIEVAIVFGLATVGPAIVGSMGVGDVFVTATFMLVLAVTLIIGNIISDILLVALDPRVRLGGAAE; this is translated from the coding sequence ATGCTTCGCTTTCTGGTCATGCGCATCCTGGGCGCAATCCCCCTGCTGGCCGTCCTCAGTCTCGTCACCTTCGCCATCATCCAGGCGCCACCCGGCGACTATGGCGACACCATCCGCTCCATGCTGATCAACCAGGGCGGCGTTCCGCCCGCCCAGGCCGAAGCCCAGGCCGAGATCTATCGCGAGGCCAACGGCCTGAACGAGCCACTGGTAATCCAGTATTTCAACTGGATTGGCGGCATCCTGACCCGCTTCGATTTCGGGCATTCGCTCTATTACAACAAGCCGGTCGGCAATGTGGTCGCCGAGCGGCTGCCCGCCACCATCATGTTGGCGCTGACCTGCCATATCCTGGCCTCGGTGCTCGGCATTGGCCTGGGCATCGTCGCCGCCACCCGCCAGTACAGCTGGATCGATACCGGGCTGGGCATCATCTCCTTCCTGGGCATGACCATCCCGCGCTTTCTGCTGGCCATCATCATTCTCTATTTCCTGGTCTTCCGCCTCAACGTCTCGGAAGTGGGCATGTTCTTCTCGGCCAAATATGGCGGCGCGGCCTGGAGCTGGGACAAGTTCGTCAATCTGATGCAGCACATCTGGCCGGTCATCTTCATCGCCACCTTTGGCGGCCTCGCCTACAATATGCGCGTCATGCGGGCCAATCTGCTCGACGTGCTCAACAGCCAGTATGTCGAGACTGCACGCGCCAAGGGCCTGCCGGAAAGCGCCGTGATCATGAAGCACGCCGTGCCCAATGCCCTGCACCCGCTGGTCGCCTATCAGGGCGTCGTACTGCCCTATATGCTGACCGGTGAGATCGAGGTCGCCATCGTCTTCGGTCTGGCCACTGTCGGCCCCGCCATTGTCGGCTCGATGGGCGTCGGCGACGTCTTCGTCACCGCCACCTTCATGCTGGTGCTGGCCGTGACCCTGATCATCGGCAACATCATATCCGATATCCTGCTGGTCGCCCTCGATCCGCGCGTTCGTCTCGGGGGAGCCGCAGAATGA
- a CDS encoding ABC transporter substrate-binding protein yields MRKHAMALGGAGLMLGVSLLTLHAQELTGELPDPPAFAAQSEPTFVSISDILEYKALPEYHEPDWVTSKYVDAGTLPPVAERLPKEPMVYKTANMPDGVGVYGDTMRHVIGGRPEGWNYIGGQSQGWGGIDIGLSECLTRTGPLFEVKADELEPMPNLAKSWEWSEDGHELTMHLIEGAKWSDGDPFDADDVMFYWNDNILDTNVSPLNGGTPETFGVGTTLEAIDAYTIKWTFKEVRPTQYLYAMAYGTFCPGPSHILKAEHPKYKPENTYEQYKNAFPPEYMNIPVMGAWVPVEYRPDDIIVMRRNPYYWKVDEAGNQLPYLNEMHYRLSTWADRDVQAVSGSGDFSNLEQAESYVEALKRSAEDTAPARLQFGARTIGYALEFNLSANGWGEPDARAQAVRELNRNLDFRKAISIAVDRQRLGDSLVRGPFTAIYPGGLYAGTAYYDKASTVYYPFNLDAANALLDGMGLTDTDGNGIRNYPAETLNGADVEITLLANTEYGTDTNLAEGVIAQMEPLGLRIIANFQSGTARDDMQQAGQFDWHVRRQGSELVSVVQGTAGLAPTGPRTSYFHRAGEGDVLDLLPFEEEMVGIVNDFIATSDNAERTELMKKYQRVFTENIYSVGLTQYPGALIINKRFANIPAGAPIFMFNWAEDNIIRERVFVPADAQGDFELHPQTLPGAPGSAGPM; encoded by the coding sequence ATGAGAAAACACGCAATGGCCCTTGGTGGGGCCGGACTGATGCTGGGCGTCTCGTTATTGACGCTGCACGCCCAGGAACTGACAGGCGAACTGCCCGATCCGCCGGCATTTGCCGCGCAGAGCGAACCGACCTTTGTCAGCATTTCCGACATTCTGGAATACAAGGCGCTGCCCGAATATCACGAGCCTGACTGGGTCACCTCGAAATATGTCGACGCCGGCACATTGCCGCCCGTCGCCGAGCGCCTGCCCAAGGAGCCCATGGTCTACAAGACCGCCAACATGCCAGACGGCGTCGGCGTCTATGGCGACACCATGCGCCACGTCATCGGCGGCCGGCCCGAGGGCTGGAACTACATTGGCGGCCAGTCCCAAGGCTGGGGCGGCATTGATATCGGCCTCTCGGAATGCCTGACGCGCACCGGCCCGCTGTTCGAGGTCAAGGCCGACGAACTCGAGCCAATGCCGAACCTGGCCAAGAGCTGGGAATGGTCCGAAGACGGCCATGAGCTGACCATGCACCTGATCGAGGGCGCCAAGTGGTCCGACGGCGACCCCTTCGACGCCGACGACGTCATGTTCTACTGGAACGACAATATCCTCGACACCAATGTCTCCCCGCTCAATGGCGGCACGCCCGAGACGTTTGGCGTGGGCACGACGCTCGAAGCGATCGACGCCTACACCATCAAGTGGACGTTCAAGGAAGTCCGGCCGACCCAGTACCTCTACGCCATGGCCTATGGCACCTTCTGCCCCGGCCCCAGCCATATCCTCAAAGCCGAACATCCCAAGTACAAGCCCGAGAACACCTACGAGCAGTACAAGAACGCCTTCCCGCCCGAATATATGAACATTCCGGTGATGGGTGCGTGGGTGCCGGTCGAGTACCGTCCTGACGACATCATCGTCATGCGTCGCAACCCCTACTACTGGAAGGTCGACGAGGCCGGCAACCAGCTGCCTTACCTCAACGAAATGCACTACCGTCTCAGCACGTGGGCTGACCGCGACGTGCAGGCCGTGTCCGGTTCGGGCGACTTCTCCAACCTCGAACAGGCCGAAAGCTATGTCGAGGCGCTCAAGCGCTCCGCCGAGGATACCGCCCCTGCCCGTCTGCAGTTCGGCGCCCGCACCATCGGCTATGCGCTCGAGTTCAACCTGTCCGCCAATGGCTGGGGTGAACCCGATGCCCGCGCCCAGGCCGTCCGTGAACTCAACCGCAACCTGGATTTCCGCAAGGCAATCTCGATCGCCGTGGATCGCCAGCGTCTCGGCGACTCGCTGGTGCGTGGTCCGTTTACCGCCATCTATCCGGGCGGGCTCTATGCCGGCACGGCCTATTACGACAAGGCTTCGACGGTCTACTACCCGTTCAATCTGGACGCGGCCAATGCCCTGCTTGACGGCATGGGCCTGACCGATACCGACGGCAATGGCATCCGTAACTACCCCGCCGAGACCCTCAACGGTGCCGACGTGGAAATCACCCTGCTCGCCAATACCGAATACGGCACCGATACCAACCTGGCCGAAGGCGTGATTGCACAGATGGAGCCGCTCGGCTTGCGCATCATTGCCAACTTCCAGAGCGGTACGGCCCGTGACGACATGCAGCAGGCCGGTCAGTTCGACTGGCACGTTCGGCGCCAGGGCAGTGAACTGGTTTCCGTCGTCCAGGGTACGGCAGGTCTGGCCCCGACGGGTCCACGCACCAGCTACTTCCATCGTGCCGGCGAAGGCGACGTGCTCGACCTGTTGCCCTTCGAGGAGGAAATGGTGGGCATCGTCAACGACTTCATCGCCACCAGCGACAATGCCGAACGTACCGAGCTGATGAAGAAGTACCAGCGCGTCTTCACCGAGAACATCTACTCGGTGGGCCTGACGCAATACCCGGGTGCCCTGATCATCAACAAGCGCTTTGCCAATATCCCGGCCGGCGCCCCGATCTTCATGTTCAACTGGGCCGAGGACAACATCATCCGCGAGCGGGTCTTCGTCCCTGCCGACGCACAGGGCGACTTCGAGCTGCATCCGCAGACCCTGCCGGGCGCGCCCGGTTCGGCCGGCCCGATGTGA